A genomic segment from Dietzia psychralcaliphila encodes:
- a CDS encoding PTS fructose transporter subunit IIABC, producing the protein MSQPIIETATVRLDADLGSTKDEVIRSLAGALVDAGRADDLDALVTDLMAREGKAATGMKGGIAIPHCKSEAISEPSLGFARLDPPVDFGAKDGPADLVLMIGAPAGGGKEHLKILATLARNLVRSEFVDALRAAATPEDAVAVIQGVLTPAADASSSSSTPSSASAASTGTTATATSARATTTASGSDTGGGQPLRLVAVTACPTGIAHTYMAADSLDQEAARRGVELQVETQGSAGATPLDPAVIAAADAVIFATDVGVRDRGRFAGKPVVEYGVKKAIDSPARVLDEALAAAGDPDAKRVSAASGSGGDSSTGGSGSDEHWARGLQRAVMTGVSYMIPFVAAGGLLLALGFLFAGYDVAFVWEEVATGFTLTDLPGQVWYLDGEIVSAGTAGAEMLTHAGLRLYIGAVLFAIGQAAMGFMIAVLSGYIAYGLADRPGIAPGFVGGALSATLGAGFIGALVTGILAGYLVRWMTTWKTPRWLSGLMPVVLIPLLGSLAIGLLMFLLLGRPLASLTSAMESWLGGMSGSSVILLGIILGLMMCFDLGGPVNKAAYTFATAGLVADNPASLRIMAAVMAAGMVPPLAMGLATVVRKRLFSEVEQENGRAAFLLGASFITEGAIPFAAADPVRVIPSMMAGGAVTGALIMAFSVESYAPHGGLFVVFAINPVWGYLVAILAGMLVSTTAVILAKSARRDPAPVTAPAPAAVAA; encoded by the coding sequence ATGAGCCAACCGATCATCGAGACCGCCACGGTGCGGCTCGACGCCGATCTCGGCAGCACCAAGGACGAGGTGATCCGGTCCCTGGCCGGGGCGCTCGTCGATGCGGGCCGCGCCGACGACCTCGACGCGCTGGTGACCGACCTGATGGCCCGCGAGGGCAAGGCGGCCACCGGTATGAAGGGCGGGATCGCCATCCCGCACTGCAAGTCCGAGGCAATCTCCGAGCCCAGCCTCGGGTTCGCCCGGCTCGACCCGCCGGTGGACTTCGGCGCCAAGGACGGTCCCGCGGACCTGGTGCTGATGATCGGGGCCCCGGCCGGCGGTGGCAAGGAGCACCTGAAGATCCTGGCCACCCTCGCCCGCAACCTGGTGCGCTCGGAGTTCGTGGACGCGCTCCGTGCGGCCGCGACCCCCGAGGACGCCGTCGCGGTGATCCAGGGAGTACTCACCCCGGCGGCGGACGCCTCGTCGTCGTCGTCGACCCCGAGCTCCGCGTCCGCCGCGTCCACCGGCACCACCGCCACCGCCACGTCCGCCCGCGCCACCACCACGGCGAGCGGCTCCGACACGGGCGGCGGACAGCCCCTCCGCCTGGTCGCGGTGACCGCGTGCCCGACCGGCATCGCCCACACCTACATGGCCGCCGACTCCCTGGACCAGGAGGCCGCCAGGCGGGGAGTGGAACTGCAGGTCGAGACGCAGGGCTCGGCCGGGGCCACCCCGCTGGACCCCGCCGTGATCGCGGCCGCCGACGCGGTCATCTTCGCCACCGACGTCGGCGTGCGCGACCGCGGCCGGTTCGCGGGCAAGCCCGTCGTGGAGTACGGCGTCAAGAAGGCCATCGACTCCCCCGCGCGGGTGCTCGACGAGGCGCTGGCCGCTGCCGGCGACCCGGACGCCAAGCGCGTCTCCGCGGCGTCCGGCTCGGGCGGCGACTCCTCCACCGGTGGATCCGGCTCGGACGAGCACTGGGCCCGCGGGCTGCAGCGCGCGGTGATGACCGGCGTGTCGTACATGATCCCGTTCGTCGCCGCCGGCGGCCTGCTGCTGGCGCTGGGATTCCTGTTCGCCGGATACGACGTGGCGTTCGTCTGGGAGGAGGTGGCCACCGGGTTCACGTTGACCGATCTGCCCGGTCAGGTCTGGTACCTCGACGGCGAGATCGTGTCCGCCGGGACCGCCGGAGCCGAGATGCTCACCCACGCCGGCCTGCGGTTGTACATCGGCGCCGTGCTGTTCGCGATCGGCCAGGCCGCGATGGGATTCATGATCGCGGTCCTGTCCGGCTACATCGCCTACGGACTTGCCGACCGCCCGGGCATCGCGCCGGGTTTCGTGGGCGGCGCCCTCTCCGCCACCCTCGGCGCCGGCTTCATCGGTGCGCTCGTCACCGGCATCCTCGCCGGCTACCTGGTGCGGTGGATGACCACCTGGAAGACCCCGCGCTGGCTGTCCGGCCTCATGCCGGTGGTGCTGATCCCGCTGCTCGGATCGCTCGCGATCGGCCTGCTCATGTTCCTGCTGCTCGGTCGCCCGCTGGCCTCGCTGACCTCCGCCATGGAGTCGTGGCTGGGCGGGATGAGCGGCTCCTCGGTGATCCTGCTGGGCATCATCCTGGGCCTGATGATGTGCTTCGACCTCGGCGGACCGGTCAACAAGGCCGCGTACACCTTCGCGACCGCCGGACTGGTCGCCGACAACCCGGCCTCGCTCCGCATCATGGCGGCCGTGATGGCCGCCGGCATGGTGCCGCCGCTGGCCATGGGCCTGGCGACGGTCGTCCGCAAGCGGCTGTTCAGTGAGGTCGAGCAGGAGAACGGCCGGGCCGCGTTCCTGCTGGGCGCCAGCTTCATCACCGAGGGCGCGATCCCGTTCGCCGCCGCCGACCCCGTCCGCGTGATCCCGTCCATGATGGCCGGTGGCGCGGTCACCGGAGCGCTCATCATGGCATTCTCGGTGGAGTCGTACGCGCCGCACGGCGGCCTGTTCGTGGTGTTCGCCATCAACCCGGTGTGGGGCTACCTCGTAGCCATCCTCGCGGGGATGCTGGTCTCGACCACCGCGGTGATCCTGGCCAAGAGCGCCCGCCGCGACCCCGCTCCCGTCACGGCACCGGCGCCCGCCGCCGTCGCCGCCTGA
- a CDS encoding HPr family phosphocarrier protein — MPNTTVIVGSAEGLHARPAGIIAEAAEKYDTDIEIAFDGEEADAASAMLIMALGAEKGAEVTVSGDDAAAVAEIAALIEQDLDAG; from the coding sequence ATGCCCAACACGACAGTCATCGTCGGATCCGCCGAGGGTCTGCACGCACGCCCGGCGGGGATCATCGCCGAGGCCGCCGAGAAGTACGACACGGACATCGAGATCGCGTTCGACGGCGAGGAGGCCGACGCCGCGTCGGCCATGCTCATCATGGCGCTCGGCGCCGAGAAGGGGGCCGAGGTCACGGTGAGCGGGGACGACGCCGCCGCGGTGGCCGAGATCGCCGCCCTCATCGAACAGGACCTCGACGCGGGATGA
- a CDS encoding NAD(P)H-binding protein, whose translation MTVLVVGSGGYLGSRLVPALLARGHRVRAGVTDPRRARAHGWGDRVETVRCDVLDPGCLPDALTGVDSVVYLVHRMGSGPGFRAEDAAGAAAMRKAMSTAGVRRCVYVSGLAPSGGPRHPLSRHMTSRLEVEQLLSDGPTPVFTLRAGIVLGSGSVGFEMMRTLCERLPVQPVPRWMRRSRVEPVAERDVLEALCHALEVAPCTGHGDLGCGEALTYPALLRRFSRVAGLPTLRVPVFGVPCDLVAAGLSPLMDVDAGTVAGLIESLRHDMVTAGPAPDLLPPGWEMTGIDDAIRRALGD comes from the coding sequence ATGACCGTCCTCGTCGTGGGATCGGGTGGGTATCTGGGATCGCGTCTCGTACCCGCGCTGCTGGCCCGGGGGCACCGCGTCCGGGCCGGCGTCACCGATCCCCGGCGAGCGCGGGCGCACGGGTGGGGCGACCGCGTGGAGACGGTCCGCTGCGACGTCCTCGACCCCGGATGTCTGCCGGACGCACTGACCGGGGTGGACTCGGTCGTCTACCTGGTCCACCGGATGGGGTCCGGGCCCGGCTTCCGGGCCGAGGACGCGGCGGGCGCGGCCGCGATGCGCAAGGCCATGTCCACGGCCGGTGTCCGTCGGTGCGTGTACGTCTCCGGGCTCGCCCCTTCCGGAGGCCCCCGCCACCCGCTCTCCCGCCACATGACCTCCCGGCTCGAGGTCGAGCAGCTGCTCTCGGACGGGCCCACGCCGGTGTTCACCCTGCGGGCCGGCATCGTCCTCGGCTCCGGTTCGGTGGGCTTCGAGATGATGCGCACCCTGTGTGAACGGTTGCCGGTCCAACCGGTCCCCCGATGGATGCGCAGGAGCCGCGTCGAGCCGGTCGCCGAACGTGACGTCCTCGAGGCCCTGTGTCACGCCCTCGAGGTGGCTCCCTGCACCGGGCACGGCGACCTCGGGTGCGGGGAGGCCCTCACCTACCCCGCGCTGCTCCGCCGGTTCTCCCGGGTCGCCGGACTCCCGACACTCCGCGTCCCGGTGTTCGGCGTGCCATGTGATCTGGTCGCGGCGGGACTGTCTCCCCTCATGGACGTGGACGCCGGCACCGTCGCCGGGCTGATCGAGAGTCTCCGCCACGACATGGTGACCGCCGGCCCGGCGCCGGACCTGCTGCCCCCGGGGTGGGAGATGACCGGGATCGACGACGCGATCCGCCGCGCGCTCGGCGACTGA
- a CDS encoding TetR/AcrR family transcriptional regulator — protein sequence MPPNLPFTAATFIRAALDRHGPSGTTDDIGEKLLDAALRQFELFGVTRSTMGDITQRSGLSRMTLYRRFANKQELINAVLLRESGRILAGLKQEIDRYDDVESKLTEGFLYTVETLRAHGLLNRLLESEPEVAVPYLTVQAEPLVSSSAEFLASEMATSLDDSRSHEELLVAAEVAVRLVISFVLTPSTTIDLDDPDVAREFARRHLGPQLRGGRGHSEGA from the coding sequence ATGCCCCCGAATCTCCCGTTCACCGCCGCGACCTTCATCCGCGCCGCCCTGGACCGCCACGGGCCGAGCGGCACCACGGACGATATCGGCGAGAAGCTCCTCGACGCGGCCCTGCGGCAGTTCGAGCTCTTCGGCGTGACCCGGTCGACGATGGGGGACATCACGCAACGTTCGGGCCTGTCCCGGATGACCCTCTACCGCCGGTTCGCCAACAAACAGGAGCTCATCAACGCCGTCCTGCTCCGCGAGTCCGGTCGCATCCTGGCCGGGCTGAAGCAGGAGATCGACCGGTACGACGACGTGGAATCCAAGCTGACCGAGGGTTTCCTCTACACGGTCGAGACCCTGCGCGCGCACGGCCTGCTCAACCGGCTCCTGGAGAGCGAACCCGAGGTCGCCGTCCCGTATCTCACCGTCCAGGCCGAACCCCTGGTCAGCAGCAGTGCCGAGTTCCTCGCCTCGGAGATGGCCACGAGTCTCGACGACTCCCGGTCGCACGAGGAACTCCTGGTGGCCGCCGAGGTGGCCGTCCGTCTGGTGATCTCGTTCGTCCTCACCCCCTCGACGACCATCGACCTGGACGACCCCGACGTGGCCCGCGAATTCGCCCGGAGACACCTCGGCCCACAGCTCCGCGGTGGGCGGGGACATTCCGAGGGGGCCTAG
- a CDS encoding AurF N-oxygenase family protein yields the protein MTAPTPTTAPSPSAPTAAPTPSSSRAEYDAALLRLSEASVRRHFDAFVDVPWDHPDFRVDRSDERWVLPADVDPLGAHPWYQALPVETQIEIGLWRQANIMKVGLQFENILIRGIMQYIANLDNGSAEFRYLTHEATEECHHTQMFQQGVNIIGADVPGLPRWMRRVSPIIPWFASLTPVGFFIGVLAGEEPIDHTQKQILRGADELPPVLSRIMEIHVAEEARHISFAHTYVARHAPRMSRGQIFAVSLAFPVIMRVLCDAILKPTKEFREEFDVPREVIDELYWDSPRSREFLSDLFSDVRMLAEQSGLMNPLARRVWRALKIDGRASRYRSEPPVTYATAV from the coding sequence ATGACCGCACCCACGCCCACCACCGCCCCCTCACCCTCGGCCCCGACTGCGGCCCCAACCCCGAGCAGCTCCCGCGCGGAGTACGACGCCGCCCTGCTCCGCCTGTCCGAGGCGTCGGTCAGGCGCCACTTCGACGCGTTCGTCGACGTCCCCTGGGACCACCCCGACTTCCGCGTGGACCGCAGCGACGAGCGCTGGGTCCTGCCCGCGGACGTCGACCCGCTGGGCGCCCACCCCTGGTACCAGGCATTGCCCGTCGAGACACAGATCGAGATCGGGCTGTGGCGCCAGGCCAACATCATGAAGGTCGGCCTGCAGTTCGAGAACATCCTGATCCGCGGGATCATGCAGTACATCGCGAACCTGGACAACGGGTCGGCCGAGTTCCGGTACCTCACCCACGAGGCGACCGAGGAGTGCCACCACACCCAGATGTTCCAGCAGGGCGTCAACATCATCGGTGCCGACGTACCCGGTCTGCCGCGCTGGATGCGCCGGGTCTCGCCGATCATCCCGTGGTTCGCATCCCTCACCCCGGTGGGCTTCTTCATCGGCGTTCTCGCGGGCGAGGAGCCGATCGACCACACCCAGAAGCAGATCCTGCGCGGCGCGGACGAACTGCCGCCCGTATTGAGCCGCATCATGGAGATCCACGTGGCGGAAGAGGCGCGGCACATCTCCTTCGCGCACACCTACGTCGCCCGCCACGCGCCCCGGATGAGCCGCGGTCAGATCTTCGCGGTCTCCCTGGCGTTCCCCGTGATCATGCGGGTGCTGTGCGATGCCATCCTCAAGCCGACCAAGGAGTTCCGCGAGGAGTTCGACGTTCCCCGCGAGGTCATCGACGAGCTGTACTGGGACAGCCCGCGGTCCCGCGAGTTCCTGTCCGACCTCTTCTCCGACGTGCGCATGCTCGCCGAGCAGTCCGGCCTGATGAACCCGCTGGCACGGCGGGTCTGGCGGGCGTTGAAGATCGACGGTCGGGCATCCCGCTACCGCAGCGAGCCGCCCGTCACGTACGCCACCGCCGTCTGA
- a CDS encoding FAD-dependent oxidoreductase, giving the protein MPHVVTQACCADASCVHACPVNCIHPTPDEPDFATAEMLYIDPDVCVDCGACVGACPVGAIVPDDRLAPGEQVFLDLNAVLSTPSRPYPPQAPVPPIRRLERGRGPAGAPLRVAIVGAGPAALYTADELLRQPGVEVTVFDRLPVPHGLARHGVAPDHPRTRSVTDLFALIEAQAGFTYRLGVEIGRDVTVDELSAHHDAVVYATGASTDRPLEIPGTGLAGSMSATEVVSWYNGHPDHVDARVPLDHERAVIVGNGNVALDVARILATPAESLAGTDISPVALEALRDSRVREIVVLGRRGSAQAAFTLPELVGLASRDDIDLRVDAPDGIDPAAEADPQRSLMLDCLAEVAARAPRTGRPRIILRFQTAPVEVVGSERVEGLRIAGTELTSLDGDVRAVPRPGTEEVLPAGLVLRSVGYRGVPVPGVPFDPVTGTIPHRDSRVLDRPGGSEVPGAYVVGWIKRGPRGFIGSNKTCARETVDALLADANAARLPSPRSARVLAT; this is encoded by the coding sequence ATGCCCCACGTCGTCACCCAGGCGTGCTGCGCCGACGCCTCGTGCGTTCACGCGTGCCCCGTCAACTGCATCCACCCGACCCCGGACGAGCCAGACTTCGCCACCGCCGAGATGCTGTACATCGACCCGGACGTCTGCGTGGACTGCGGAGCGTGCGTGGGCGCCTGCCCGGTCGGGGCGATCGTCCCGGATGACCGCCTCGCCCCGGGCGAGCAGGTCTTCCTGGACCTCAATGCCGTGTTGAGCACGCCGTCACGCCCGTACCCGCCCCAGGCGCCGGTCCCCCCGATCCGCCGTCTGGAGCGGGGCCGCGGCCCCGCCGGGGCACCACTGCGGGTGGCGATCGTCGGAGCCGGACCCGCCGCTCTGTACACCGCGGACGAGCTGCTCAGGCAACCGGGCGTCGAGGTGACCGTCTTCGATCGCCTGCCCGTCCCCCACGGTCTCGCCCGGCACGGTGTGGCCCCCGATCACCCGCGGACCCGGTCGGTCACCGACCTGTTCGCGCTCATCGAGGCCCAGGCCGGGTTCACCTACCGGCTGGGGGTGGAGATCGGCCGGGATGTCACCGTGGACGAGCTCTCCGCTCACCACGACGCCGTGGTCTACGCGACCGGAGCCAGTACCGATCGTCCCCTCGAGATCCCGGGCACCGGGCTCGCCGGGAGCATGTCCGCGACGGAGGTGGTGTCCTGGTACAACGGCCACCCCGACCATGTCGACGCCCGGGTACCGCTGGACCACGAGCGGGCCGTCATCGTGGGCAACGGCAACGTGGCACTGGATGTCGCCAGGATCCTCGCCACCCCTGCGGAGTCCCTCGCCGGGACCGACATCTCCCCCGTCGCCCTCGAGGCCCTGCGGGACAGTCGCGTCCGCGAGATCGTCGTGCTGGGCCGACGGGGGTCCGCGCAGGCCGCGTTCACCCTGCCCGAACTGGTCGGGCTGGCCTCGCGTGACGACATCGACCTGCGCGTCGACGCCCCGGACGGGATCGATCCGGCGGCGGAGGCCGATCCCCAGAGATCCCTCATGCTCGACTGCCTCGCGGAGGTGGCCGCCCGCGCGCCACGGACGGGAAGGCCGCGGATCATCCTGCGTTTCCAGACCGCACCCGTGGAGGTCGTCGGTTCCGAGCGCGTCGAGGGACTGCGGATCGCGGGTACGGAGTTGACGAGCCTGGACGGCGACGTGCGGGCGGTTCCCCGCCCGGGGACCGAGGAAGTTCTGCCGGCAGGACTGGTCCTGCGTTCGGTCGGCTACCGCGGAGTGCCCGTACCGGGCGTGCCGTTCGACCCCGTCACCGGGACGATCCCCCACCGCGACAGCCGAGTCCTCGACCGCCCCGGCGGGTCCGAGGTCCCCGGCGCCTACGTGGTCGGGTGGATCAAGCGCGGACCGCGGGGGTTCATCGGTTCCAACAAGACCTGCGCCCGCGAGACGGTCGACGCGCTGCTCGCCGACGCCAACGCCGCACGCCTGCCCTCACCCCGTTCAGCGAGGGTGCTCGCGACATAG
- a CDS encoding class I SAM-dependent methyltransferase → MPTGSADHRDRGASIGIYNRGTLRVYDVGVLGVTNTLIWRCPTRTLVDHYRSHAGPAHLDIGPGTGYFLERIDSPWITMVDLNHASLAAAEARIGSGKQVERIQQSFFAPLGDERQFDSIGLNFLLHCIPGHAKWDRLAELRRHLRPGGTVFGSTVLPSPATANPAARLLNRTYNRVGVFGNAEDTMADLDAALAGMAGVRTRQVGQVALFSARRPE, encoded by the coding sequence ATGCCCACAGGATCCGCCGACCACCGGGACCGGGGCGCCAGCATTGGCATCTACAACCGGGGCACGCTGCGCGTCTACGACGTCGGTGTGCTCGGGGTGACCAACACCCTGATCTGGCGCTGCCCGACGCGGACGTTGGTGGACCACTATCGGAGTCACGCCGGACCGGCCCATCTCGACATCGGGCCGGGTACGGGCTACTTCCTCGAACGCATCGACTCCCCGTGGATCACCATGGTGGATCTCAACCACGCCTCGCTCGCCGCCGCCGAGGCCCGCATCGGGTCCGGGAAGCAGGTGGAGCGGATCCAGCAGTCGTTCTTCGCGCCACTCGGGGACGAGCGGCAGTTCGACTCGATCGGGCTCAACTTCCTGCTGCACTGCATCCCGGGGCACGCCAAGTGGGATCGCCTTGCCGAGCTGCGCCGGCACCTGCGCCCCGGGGGCACGGTGTTCGGCTCCACCGTCCTACCCAGTCCTGCCACCGCGAATCCCGCCGCGCGGCTGCTCAACCGCACGTACAACCGCGTGGGTGTCTTCGGCAACGCCGAGGACACCATGGCGGATCTGGACGCCGCCCTCGCCGGCATGGCCGGCGTGCGAACCCGTCAGGTCGGCCAGGTCGCGCTGTTCTCGGCACGGCGACCCGAGTAG
- the eutC gene encoding ethanolamine ammonia-lyase subunit EutC, protein MSGIEPSFWDELRRSTQARIGLGRTGDSLPTRRVLEFRSAHAAARDAVHMPLDVDALAAQVGEVGIGAPAVVTSQASSRAEYLRRPDLGRVPHDLSPITTGEFDVGLVLAAGLSPRALMDHGAGLLDALVTELSELYSIAPPVIATEARVALGDHLAQAMGVRTVVVIIGERPGLSVADSLGIYLTHLPAPGTSDAGRNCISNIHPPDGLGYARSAHVVARLIAGARALGASGVALKDTSRAVEVDASDALTIE, encoded by the coding sequence ATGAGCGGGATCGAGCCGTCCTTCTGGGACGAGCTGCGCCGCAGCACCCAGGCGCGCATCGGGCTGGGCCGCACCGGCGACTCGCTGCCCACCCGCCGCGTTCTGGAGTTCCGGTCGGCCCACGCCGCCGCACGCGATGCGGTGCACATGCCGCTGGACGTCGACGCTCTCGCCGCGCAGGTGGGGGAGGTCGGCATCGGCGCGCCCGCCGTGGTCACCTCGCAGGCTTCCTCGCGAGCGGAATACCTGCGGCGGCCGGACCTGGGCAGAGTGCCGCACGACCTGTCCCCGATCACCACGGGGGAGTTCGATGTGGGCCTCGTTCTGGCCGCCGGGCTCTCGCCCCGGGCACTGATGGACCACGGCGCCGGGCTCCTCGACGCGTTGGTGACCGAGCTGTCCGAGCTGTACTCGATCGCTCCACCGGTGATCGCGACCGAGGCGCGGGTGGCGCTGGGCGATCATCTCGCGCAGGCGATGGGAGTGCGCACGGTCGTGGTGATCATCGGCGAGCGTCCGGGACTGTCGGTCGCCGACAGTCTGGGGATCTACCTGACCCACCTGCCCGCTCCGGGCACCTCCGACGCCGGCCGCAACTGCATCTCCAACATCCACCCGCCGGACGGGCTGGGCTACGCCCGGTCCGCCCACGTCGTCGCCCGGCTCATCGCGGGTGCCCGAGCGCTCGGCGCGTCCGGGGTGGCGTTGAAGGACACCTCGCGGGCGGTCGAGGTGGACGCCTCGGACGCGCTGACGATCGAGTAG
- a CDS encoding ethanolamine ammonia-lyase subunit EutB, with the protein MRTYTQQVSGTTYQFDGLVELMAKASPQRSGDELAGCAASSDAERAAAQWALADVQLETFLEDLLVPYETDEVSRLIVDSHDRAAFAPLAHLTVGGLRDWLLEVAASPGAAATLEAVAAGLTPEMVAAVSKLMRNQDLISVARAVRVTSAFRTTVGLPGTLATRLQPNHPTDDPRGIAAATLDGLLLGSGDAVIGVNPATDSPHATSDLLYLLDEIRQRFEIPTQSCVLSHVTTTMELIEKGAPVDLVFQSVAGTEGANSGFGVTLKLLREANEAGRSLHRGTVGDNVMYLETGQGSALSAGAHLGTGGRPVDQQTLEARAYAVCRDLEPLLVNTVVGFIGPEYLFDGKQIIRAGLEDHFCAKLLGLPMGVDVCYTNHAEADQDDMDTLLTLLGAAGAAFVIAVPGADDVMLGYQSLSFHDVLYVRQVLGLTPAPEFAAWLDRLGMVDAHGRILDVDATGSPLRALTGTR; encoded by the coding sequence ATGAGGACGTACACCCAGCAGGTCTCGGGAACGACCTATCAGTTCGACGGCCTCGTCGAACTGATGGCCAAGGCGTCGCCCCAACGATCGGGGGACGAACTGGCCGGGTGCGCGGCGTCGTCCGATGCCGAACGGGCCGCCGCGCAGTGGGCGCTCGCCGACGTCCAGCTCGAGACCTTCCTCGAGGACCTGCTGGTGCCGTACGAGACCGACGAGGTCTCCCGCCTCATCGTCGACTCGCACGATCGCGCCGCCTTCGCCCCGCTGGCCCACCTCACCGTGGGTGGCCTGCGCGACTGGCTGCTCGAGGTCGCTGCCTCGCCCGGGGCGGCCGCGACGTTGGAGGCCGTCGCCGCGGGTCTGACCCCCGAGATGGTGGCGGCGGTGAGCAAGCTGATGCGCAACCAGGACCTGATCTCCGTGGCCCGCGCGGTCCGGGTGACCTCCGCGTTCCGCACCACCGTGGGGTTGCCGGGCACGCTCGCCACGCGCCTGCAGCCCAATCACCCGACCGACGATCCGCGGGGCATCGCCGCGGCCACCCTCGACGGTCTGCTCCTGGGCTCCGGCGATGCGGTGATCGGCGTCAACCCGGCGACGGACTCCCCGCACGCCACGTCGGACCTGCTGTACCTGCTCGACGAGATCCGGCAGCGTTTCGAGATCCCCACGCAGTCCTGCGTCCTCTCGCACGTCACCACGACGATGGAACTGATCGAGAAGGGGGCACCGGTTGACCTGGTGTTCCAGTCGGTCGCCGGTACCGAGGGGGCCAACTCCGGTTTCGGTGTGACCCTGAAGCTGCTCCGCGAGGCCAACGAGGCGGGCCGCTCGCTGCACCGCGGCACCGTGGGCGACAACGTGATGTACCTGGAGACCGGCCAGGGTTCCGCGTTGAGCGCGGGCGCACACCTGGGGACGGGCGGCCGGCCCGTCGACCAGCAGACCCTCGAGGCCAGGGCGTACGCGGTGTGCCGGGACCTTGAGCCGCTCCTGGTCAACACCGTCGTCGGGTTCATCGGACCCGAGTACCTCTTCGACGGTAAGCAGATCATCCGCGCCGGGCTCGAGGACCACTTCTGCGCCAAGCTCCTCGGGCTGCCGATGGGTGTGGACGTCTGCTACACCAACCACGCCGAGGCCGACCAGGACGACATGGACACCCTGCTCACGCTCCTCGGGGCGGCGGGCGCCGCGTTCGTCATCGCGGTCCCCGGCGCCGACGACGTGATGCTGGGCTACCAGAGCCTGAGTTTCCACGACGTGCTGTACGTCAGGCAGGTGTTGGGACTGACCCCGGCTCCCGAGTTCGCGGCCTGGCTCGACCGACTGGGGATGGTCGACGCGCACGGCCGGATCCTGGACGTCGACGCGACCGGATCGCCGCTCCGCGCACTGACGGGGACGCGATGA